In the Setaria italica strain Yugu1 chromosome VI, Setaria_italica_v2.0, whole genome shotgun sequence genome, one interval contains:
- the LOC101759236 gene encoding AUGMIN subunit 2, with the protein MAAAQQKPGKRLGGMAEALAIAADLGFPAAPGEEDQSSTDKSDDLVRVLRELTVVQRNIANLQVELQGRKDDKNIAHLTHVSEMEKKCESLARITVILKDVIQNKDRIIARLQQPYSLDCIPVEAEYQKQFSELLLKAASDYGALTASVGDFQWSQNFRESPAVWGEMLRPIPAALASCTRFFEAMSAMRESFSTLQKLRVGHSSLSMTPSGSSDDSKFLTPPQWRDGSVLDSWKQVDDINPESDGLDSMNQRRLSWPSSIKRDP; encoded by the exons atggcggcggcgcagcagaaGCCGGGCAAGCGGCTGGGCGGGATGGCGGAGGcgctcgccatcgccgccgacctCGGGTTCC CGGCGGCTCCTGGAGAA GAGGATCAGAGTAGCACAGACAAAAGCGATGATCTGGTGAGGGTTTTGAGGGAACTGACTGTTGTGCAGAGGAACATTGCCAACTTGCAAGTGGAGCTACAAGGAAGAAAG GATGATAAAAACATTGCTCATTTGACTCATGTTAGTGAGATGGAAAAGAAGTGCGAATCTTTGGCCAGAATAACTGTTATTTTGAAAGATGTTATTCAGAACAAG GATCGCATTATTGCTCGGCTGCAACAACCTTATTCCCTTGATTGCATACCTGTTGAAGCTGAATACCAG AAACAATTTTCGGAGCTACTTCTGAAAGCAGCAAGTGACTATGGGGCATTGACAGCATCAGTCGGCGATTTCCAGTGGAGCCAAAACTTTAGAGAGTCACCTGCTGTCTGGGGG GAAATGCTGCGACCTATACCTGCTGCGCTTGCTTCCTGCACCCGGTTCTTTGAGGCCATGTCCGCGATGAGGGAATCCTTCTCGACTCTTCAGAAACTGCGCGTTGGCCATTCCTCTCTATCAATGACCCCAAGTGGATCTAGTGATGATTCAAAGTTCTTGACGCCACCTCAATGGAGAGACGGCTCGGTGCTCGATAGCTGGAAGCAGGTGGATGACATCAACCCGGAGAGCGACGGGCTCGACAGCATGAACCAGAGGAGGTTGTCATGGCCGTCCTCGATCAAGAGGGACCCGTAG
- the LOC101773160 gene encoding L10-interacting MYB domain-containing protein-like: MPESIYQKHIRRRSPAVPGILRSSAGHKMPEIDWNSENTRVLCVLFAEQVEKGNRPNTHLNALGYAEVEKGFKERTGIVATKGQIKNKWDKLKEDFKAWKKLMLRQTGTGWDPIKKTIAMDDEWWKKARADISGYGKFKKKGLENEDELAKCFADITTIGIDHGSPHIVNVEATENVDVTQDEATNFEPEGDDFIPKTQEEDIGISPSPASGKRLARPVDRSGKKAKSGNAFLIQEAVTSMASSANEYVSKRYGKYSIEEVMEVVIACGAGYDSNEHYMASELFVKKEQREMFMTLPTNEIRFNWLRRKYNDKYEK, from the exons ATGCCTG AGAGCATATATCAAAAACACATCAGGAGGAGATCCCCCGCCGTCCCTGGCATCTTGAGGAGTTCTGCCGGCCACAAG ATGCCAGAAATTGATTGGAATTCGGAGAACACTCGAGTGTTGTGTGTGTTGTTTGCCGAACAAGTTGAAAAAGGAAATCGGccaaacacacacttgaatGCACTTGGTTATGCTGAGGTTGAGAAGGGGTTCAAGGAAAGGACTGGAATTGTGGCTACCAAGGGTCaaatcaagaacaaatgggacaaATTGAAGGAAGATTTCAAAGCATGGAAGAAACTAATGCTAAGGCAAACAGGGACTGGTTGGGATCCTATAAAGAAGACTATTGCTATGGATGATgaatggtggaaaaaagctaGAGCT GACATTTCGGGTTATGGCAAGTTCAAAAAGAAGGGCcttgagaatgaagatgaattagCCAAGTGTTTTGCTGACATTACTACTATTGGTATTGATCATGGGTCTCCTCATATTGTGAATGTTGAAGCAACCGAAAATGTTGATGTGACACAAGATGAGGCAACCAATTTTGAGCCAGAAGGTGATGACTTCATTCCTAAAACACAAGAGGAGGATATTGGTATTTCTCCTTCACCTGCGAGTGGCAAGAGACTGGCAAGGCCTGTTGACAGGAGTGGTAAAAAAGCGAAGTCTGGAAATGCATTCCTAATTCAAGAAGCAGTAACAAGTATGGCAAGTTCAGCTAATGAATATGTTTCGAAGAGATATGGAAAATATTCTATTGAGGAAGTGATGGAGGTTGTGATTGCTTGTGGGGCCGGCTATGATAGCAATGAACATTACATGGCGTCTgaactgtttgtgaagaaggagcaaagggagatgttcatgaccttgCCTACTAATGAGATTAGATTCAATTGGCTTAGGAGGAAGTACAatgataaatatgaaaaatag